TTTCGGCATCAGTGGACTTGCGACCCCAGGGCGGAGAAGAAGGCCACGATTCCGTTCGCGGCTCCGAGGCCGAGGGCGGCGCCGGCCGAAACGACCGCGCCCTTCTTACCGTTGGCCTCGGCCTGGTGGCCGCCGGTGTGGTGGCCCCAGGCCCACACGCCGAGCGAGACGGCGAGCGCGCCGACCACGGCGACGATCGCGAACAGGTTGATCGAGTTGACGACGTTCTTCAGCACGGCTAGGCCGGGCAGGCCACCGCCCGAGGGTGTGATGCCGGGGTCGTAGGCCAGGTACTGCGCGGTGTCGAGCAGGTGCAAAGGGAGGCTCCTTGTGCGCGCCGAAGCAGACGCGCGGGAATCGCAGAAGAGAAGAAGGGGAGGGGCGAGGCAACTGCCTCGGAGAAGGGGGAAACGGGCAGGCGGCTCGGCCCTGCTGAGGGGCGGCCCAGGGGGATGAGCCGGCGGCAACCCCGCTCAGCTGCCGGGTCAGTCGTGCCGGCGCTGTGCTGGTGAAGGAGGCATGCGCGACCTGCGACCCGATCGGGGGTCAGATGACGCGGCGGGCGGCGAGGATGCCCCAGTCCGCCAGCGGCGCAATTCGAACAGGCTTGCCAGTGCGGGGTGCCTCGATCGCGAGACCCGAGCCGATATACATGCCGACGTGTTCGGGACGGTCGGCCGTGCCGCGGGAGAAGATCAGGTCACCGGGCTTTAGCGCCTTGGGAGAGACGGCCTTGCCCTCGTTGACCTGCGTGTACGTGGTGCGGGTGAGCTGGATGCCGGCATGCGCGTACGCCTGCTGGGTCAGCGAGCTGCAGTCACAGCGGCCCATCGGGTCCGGGCCGTGCGGCGCGGTGCAGGTACCGCCCCACTGGTACATCGTGCCGAGCTGCGCCATCGCCCACGCGATCGCCTTGCGCGCCTTCGGATCGGCGTCCTTGGGGATCGAGTAGCCCTTCGGTATCGAGCCTTCGGGGATGGTGCCGTACCCGGAGCCGTCCTCGGTCGCCGTGCAGGAAGTGCTGCTGGGGGTGGTGTCCGTGTCCGTGCCGGAGGCGCCGGGGAAGGTGGCGGCGATCGCCTTTTGCAGGGCGGTCGCCAAGGGTTCCCACTGGGCGTAGGCGTCGGGGTAGGCGGAGCGCTGCACGGCCTGGGCGGCCTGGGTGACGGTCATTTGCTGCCAGCCGTCCACCGAGAGCAGGTGCTTGTAGAACTGGGTGGAGGCATAGACGGGGTCGTGGATCTGCTCGGCGGTGCCCCACCCCTGACTCGGGCGCTGCTGGAACAGACCGAGCGAGTCCCGGTCACCTGAGCTGAGATTGCGCAGCCGCGATTCCTGCATCGCGGTGGCGAGCGCGATGATCTGGCCCTTCTTCGGCACGTTCAGGCTGATCCCGGTGGCCACGATGGTGCGGGCGTTGGGGATCTGCTCCTCGGGCAGAGACAGGCCCTCGACGGGTACGTCCTTGGCGGACGTGCCGTTGAGGATCTTGGTGACCTGCTCGACGACGGCGTCGGTGTCGACGTCGCCCACGCAGCTGAAGGAGGAGTAGGTGGTCTGGGCGGCCTCGCTGGAGGAGGCCATCAGCATGGCCGTGCCGGCGAGGAGGAAGGGGGAGAGGACGAAGACGCCGATGCCGGCGGCTATGCCCTTCAATCCGGCTGGCCTCCCGGCGGACGGCTACGGTCCGGCGGCGGGGCGTTTGCGGGCAGGGGAGGGTAGAGCGATGTCAACGGGGTCCTTGGAAGCGAAGTCCTGGCCGCGCGTACGCAGGAGTGGAAAGGGAGCGGGCGGCCGGGCTGGGTGAATCGGGATGCCTGCGCAACGGGGCGAGTTGCACTTCGCGCCGCTGCGGGGCGGCGGGTCAGGTGTGCCGGGACAGGGGGAACCTCCACGAGGGCAGGGGCAGGGGGCGGGCCATCGGCGGTGTCCGCCGGGCAGTTCCTAAACAGTAAGGGCGGATCCCCGGTTGCCGAAATCGTTCGTGATCAAGGCTTGATTTCGGGGCTTTTGGCGGGCGATAGCGCTCAACCGGGGATCGTGCCCTACAGTTTTGACTCCTCCCCCGCGCACCCCCGCCTTCCGTCGGCCGGGCCTTGTCGCACCCGAATGCCGACGACGGGATCACGGCTGCGGGCCGGAGGCATTCCCGTCCTCTTCACCGACCCGAACTGGGGTACCTCTTTGCCTTTTTCCCTGCACCAAGGCGACGCCCTCAGCGTTCTCGCCGAACTGCCGGACGACTGCGTCGACTCCGTCATCACCGACCCGCCCTACAACTCCGGCGGCCGAACCGCGAAGGAGCGTACGAGCCGCAGCGCCAAGCAGAAGTACACCTCCGCCGACGCCAGCCATGCACTCCCGAACTTCACTGGTGAGAACATGGATCAGCGTTCGTACGGGTTCTGGCTGACGCAGATCATGACCGAGGCCCACCGTTTGACCAAGACCGGTGGTACGGCTCTGCTGTTCACCGACTGGCGTCAGCTGCCGATCACCACGGACGCGATTCAGGCGGCCGGATGGCTGTGGCGTGGGGTGCTGGCCTGGCACAAGCCGCAGGCCAGGCCGCAAAAGGGCCGCTTCACCCAGAACTGCGAGTTCATCGTCTGGGCCTCCAAGGGCGCCATCGACGCCTCCCGTAACCCCGTCTACCTGCCGGGCCTCTACAGCGCCTCGCAGCCCTCAGGCAAGGCCCGCCAGCACATCACGCAGAAGCCCGTCTTGGTCATGCGTGAGCTGGTGCAAATCGCTCCGCCGGGCGGCACCGTGCTCGACTTCACCTGCGGCTCCGGTTCGACCGGCGTGGCCGCTCTGCTGGAGGGCCGCGATTTCATCGGCGTGGAAAAGACCCGCCATTACGCGGAAATCGCCGCCGACCGGCTCACCGAGACGCTCCAGCAGACCCTGACCCAGGACGACGTCACCCTCACGTCCTGACCGTCGTCTTCTGATGCCCGGAGCGGCCCGCAGAATGCTGCCCGGCGTCTTTCTCCCTCACCCGCAGAGGCGTTGTAGCACGCAAGTCCCGGTTACCGAAACCGGGGATTGTCCGGATGGTTGGAGCCGAAATCCCACCCGTCGGCTGCGCCTTCAAGGAGACCCCTTTTCGTGCCTGAATCCATAAGCACCCCGGACGACGGGGAGATGGAACCGGTCCGGCTGCCGGAATCCGATCTGGAGAGCATCGAGGCGAAGGTCCGCAAGCTGCTCGATCAGTCGGAACAGCAGGCCCGGCAGCTCGACAGCCTGTCCTCCGCGCCCGCCCCTTCACCGTTCGCCGCCTACGGCATGCCGGGATTCGCGGGCATGCCCCTGCCGCCCGCTCCGCCGGAGCCCCGCCCGATCCTGGAACTGGACGGCGAGGAGTACGAGGACGAACTCGACGCCCTCACGGACTGGGTGGACGACTTCCTCCTGCGCGTCTATGGCTCCGAAGTGACCACCGCGGCGCCCTGGTGCGAGCAGTGGCAGGAGCACGAGGACGTCGTGGCCTGGCTGCAT
This genomic window from Streptomyces sp. DG2A-72 contains:
- a CDS encoding DUF4913 domain-containing protein — its product is MEPVRLPESDLESIEAKVRKLLDQSEQQARQLDSLSSAPAPSPFAAYGMPGFAGMPLPPAPPEPRPILELDGEEYEDELDALTDWVDDFLLRVYGSEVTTAAPWCEQWQEHEDVVAWLHALWLAYQQHKDPEAGLAGLFVWHRDFLTHAMAAVRAPGGPLSACMTDPDRPAHRLLPGPKPSSRSSREPEEDGRPGQAA
- a CDS encoding C40 family peptidase, translating into MKGIAAGIGVFVLSPFLLAGTAMLMASSSEAAQTTYSSFSCVGDVDTDAVVEQVTKILNGTSAKDVPVEGLSLPEEQIPNARTIVATGISLNVPKKGQIIALATAMQESRLRNLSSGDRDSLGLFQQRPSQGWGTAEQIHDPVYASTQFYKHLLSVDGWQQMTVTQAAQAVQRSAYPDAYAQWEPLATALQKAIAATFPGASGTDTDTTPSSTSCTATEDGSGYGTIPEGSIPKGYSIPKDADPKARKAIAWAMAQLGTMYQWGGTCTAPHGPDPMGRCDCSSLTQQAYAHAGIQLTRTTYTQVNEGKAVSPKALKPGDLIFSRGTADRPEHVGMYIGSGLAIEAPRTGKPVRIAPLADWGILAARRVI
- a CDS encoding site-specific DNA-methyltransferase, with translation MPFSLHQGDALSVLAELPDDCVDSVITDPPYNSGGRTAKERTSRSAKQKYTSADASHALPNFTGENMDQRSYGFWLTQIMTEAHRLTKTGGTALLFTDWRQLPITTDAIQAAGWLWRGVLAWHKPQARPQKGRFTQNCEFIVWASKGAIDASRNPVYLPGLYSASQPSGKARQHITQKPVLVMRELVQIAPPGGTVLDFTCGSGSTGVAALLEGRDFIGVEKTRHYAEIAADRLTETLQQTLTQDDVTLTS
- a CDS encoding DUF6112 family protein; this translates as MHLLDTAQYLAYDPGITPSGGGLPGLAVLKNVVNSINLFAIVAVVGALAVSLGVWAWGHHTGGHQAEANGKKGAVVSAGAALGLGAANGIVAFFSALGSQVH